One window of Triticum dicoccoides isolate Atlit2015 ecotype Zavitan chromosome 5A, WEW_v2.0, whole genome shotgun sequence genomic DNA carries:
- the LOC119299397 gene encoding extra-large guanine nucleotide-binding protein 1-like gives MASAVAVAGDAEYSFAAEYDGPPLPYSLPRAIPLDLSHIPLAALSSSSSPPPTGSSPLPVVRPLTPSSLCSAIHAQQHAAGPPRSSGDPAGGGAAQAVADSPTSVIENHHAAAHHSAELPSSPSDADDDDKEEEEEEEGAGMPSVPHQPTVSFAETSCSILDSSEEEEDDDDEDETADEALPAAARSSGSLSPAHFEAGNHQTGAKSRGCYRCGKGGGFWGRGDKEACLACGARYCSACVLRAMGSMPEGRKCLSCIGRPVAESRRNALGRGSRVLRRLISAAEVDLVMRSERECAANQLRPEDIYVNGAKLSPEELALLQGCSCPPSRLRPGFYWYDKVSGFWGKEGHKPHCIISANLNVGGALVQKASNGSTGILVNGREITKSELQILKLAGVQCAGKPHFWLNADGSYQEEGQKTVKGKIWDKPIVKLLSPVLSLPTPNKMTNQCGEEAINVVNRPDYLEQRTTQKLLLVGSGTSTILKQAKFSYKSKPFSVDECEDLKLIIQSNIYRYIGILLEGRERFEEEVLADRRKLCQHDPSSSGRPESGFCDEEVTEYSIVPRLKAFSDWILKAMALGNLEDIFPAASREYAPLVEELWKDPAIQATYRRRNELPFLPFAASYFLDRVVDISRTEYELCDTDILYADGITSSDGLASTDISFPQLALDVRVADELDPHDTLLRYQLIRINNKGLRENSKWLQMFDDVSLVIFCVAVSDYDEYYEDANGTVVNKMIESRQLFESIALHPTFEQMNFLLLLTKFDLLEQKIGKSPLTACDWFAEFTPLVSRNLIDGTSRSKRGSQNGASLAQMAAHYIGVKFKRLFHSLTERKLYVSYVNALDQQSVCSAIRYGREIVKWEEEKPVFGSTETVYSGDEPSSY, from the exons ATGGcctccgccgtcgccgtcgccggcgacgCCGAGTACTCCTTCGCGGCAGAGTACGACGGCCCGCCGCTCCCCTACTCCCTCCCGCGCGCCATCCCGCTCGACCTCTCCCACATCCCGCTCgccgccctctcctcctcctcctcgccgccgcccaccGGCTCCTCACCGCTCCCCGTCGTGCGGCCCCTCACCCCCTCCTCCCTCTGCTCCGCCATCCACGCGCAGCAGCACGCGGCGGGGCCTCCTCGCTCCTCCGGGGACCCCGCGGGGGGTGGTGCTGCCCAGGCGGTCGCCGACTCCCCGACCTCCGTCATCGAGAACCACCACGCCGCCGCGCACCACTCCGCCGAGCTCCCCTCCTCCCCCTCTGACGCCGATGAcgacgacaaggaggaggaggaggaggaggagggggccgggatGCCGTCGGTTCCCCACCAGCCCACCGTCTCCTTTGCCGAGACCAGCTGCTCCATCCTCGATTcatccgaggaggaggaggacgacgacgacgaggacgaaaCCGCCGACGAGGCCCTGCCTGCCGCCGCTCGATCCAGCGGCTCCCTCTCGCCGGCGCATTTCGAGGCGGGGAACCACCAAACGGGAGCCAAGTCTCGGGGCTGCTACAGATGCGGGAAGGGAGGCGGCTTCTGGGGCCGTGGGGACAAGGAGGCGTGCCTCGCCTGCGGCGCACGGTACTGCTCGGCTtgcgtgctcagggcgatggggtcCATGCCGGAGGGCCGCAAGTGCTTGTCCTGCATCGGGCGGCCCGTGGCCGAGTCGAGGCGGAATGCCCTGGGGCGAGGCTCACGCGTGCTGCGGCGACTGATCAGTGCGGCGGAGGTGGACCTCGTCATGAGAAGCGAGCGTGAATGCGCAGCGAACCAGCTGCGCCCGGAGGACATTTACGTTAATGGGGCTAAGTTGTCACCGGAGGAGCTAGCTTTGCTGCAGGGATGCTCGTGCCCTCCTTCCAGGCTCCGACCTGGCTTCTATTGGTACGACAAGGTATCCGGCTTCTGGGGCAAG GAGGGACACAAACCCCATTGCATAATAAGCGCAAATCTAAATGTTGGAGGTGCTTTAGTTCAAAAGGCAAGCAATGGGAGCACCGGCATCTTGGTAAATGGTCGTGAGATTACAAAATCTGAGCTGCAAATACTTAAG TTGGCAGGAGTTCAGTGTGCTGGGAAACCTCACTTTTGGTTGAATGCTGATGGGAGTTACCAAGAGGAAGGCCAAAAAACTGTTAAAGGAAAGATTTGGGATAAG CCTATAGTGAAGCTGCTTAGTCCTGTCCTGTCATTGCCAACTCCTAATAAAATGACTAATCAATGTGGCGAAGAGGCTATTAATGTGGTAAATCGACCTGACTACTTGGAGCAAAGGACGACCCAGAAACTTCTGTTAGTTGGATCAGGGACAAGCACCATACTCAAACAG GCTAAATTCTCATACAAGAGTAAACCATTTTCTGTGGATGAGTGTGAAGATCTCAAACTTATcatacaaagtaacatatatcgctACATTGGTATACTTCTTGAAGGCCGTGAACGGTTTGAAGAGGAAGTTTTAGCTGATAGAAGAAAACTCTGCCAACACGATCCTTCTAGCTCTG GGCGTCCTGAGTCGGGGTTCTGTGATGAAGAAGTTACTGAGTACTCCATTGTCCCACGCTTGAAAGCATTCTCGGATTGGATTCTAAAGGCCATGGCTTTGGGTAATCTTGAAGATATTTTCCCTGCAGCTAGTCGTGAATATGCGCCACTGGTTGAGGAACTATGGAAAGATCCTGCTATTCAAGCTACATATAGACGAAGAAATGAACTGCCGTTCCTTCCGTTTGCTGCCAGTTACTTCCTTGACAGG GTGGTTGATATTTCTCGAACGGAATATGAGCTCTGTGATACTGATATCCTCTATGCTGATGGAATAACATCCTCGGATGGATTAGCATCTACAGATATCTCTTTCCCGCAGCTGGCTTTGGATGTGCGGGTTGCTGATGAGCTTGATCCACATGACACGTTGCTAAG GTACCAGCTGATCAGAATAAACAATAAAGGATTGCGGGAGAACAGCAAATGGCTGCAGATGTTCGATGATGTCAGCCTTGTCATCTTCTGTGTTGCGGTTAGCGATTATGACGAGTACTACGAGGATGCAAATGGCACCGTTGTGAACAAGATGATAGAGAGCAGACAGCTATTTGAGAGCATCGCCCTTCATCCAACGTTTGAGCAGATGAATTTTCTCCTACTCCTGACCAAGTTTGATCTTCTAGAGCAGAAGATTGGTAAATCCCCGCTAACAGCATGCGACTGGTTTGCCGAATTCACCCCGTTGGTAAGCCGCAATCTGATTGATGGAACCAGCAGAAGCAAGCGCGGCAGCCAGAACGGCGCGTCGCTGGCGCAGATGGCCGCGCACTACATCGGCGTGAAATTCAAGAGGCTGTTCCACTCGCTCACAGAGCGGAAGCTCTATGTGTCCTACGTGAACGCCCTGGACCAGCAGTCTGTCTGCTCTGCTATCCGCTACGGCCGGGAGATCGTCAAGTGGGAGGAGGAGAAGCCTGTTTTTGGCTCCACCGAGACGGTATACAGCGGCGACGAGCCGAGCTCCTACTGA